From a single Calothrix sp. NIES-2098 genomic region:
- a CDS encoding peptidase M50, producing the protein MQYLLYPIAIYVFLLFIRYFITFLQLCKSQFQYPKYQVTQAETVPSYLRDLFQSPIQELEQLGFQPLSYLAYQPMVKVYQSTSWEILLYNKAFKSYASVAVRRLVEPVNLYDIEYYTFFKEQTLLLTVNGKAHGLIGEIPNTIVQDVYTDLVSVQWQTHQERLNQLTASKTPLGLLPEAFAKALQIYMGNYVNYLVKTKYISPIKGTELFQLNWLPALKIVNSIIRSGNKVANIIKQRKQKAKTDASLSKEIPIELEVEGFQQMQYLQQGLVGKKFRTWLLLGSLALFIASYTHYLNAQSVGIFICVLLFHEGGHLLAMKLFGYRDTSVLFIPFLGALATARKDDATLTQKFWISLAGPLPGLILGIGLAILAPANSGYPGWVREASWTLIFLNLFNLLPVYPLDGGQIADLLLFSRFPYIGVLFKVIGVIILGSLGKDRPEMLLFVFLVALSIPYSFRSAKINTKLHKELQQNPPRNADNLLHAIFKYLQKFGYGNLPFNTKYTLVKELIQKHHESSGKRTTRVFLVIVYCMSLFGGIAGSFQAILPNWVSVLPYYFENSQQRRERYIKNREKAVEEATAVIRSNPNDVNAYIKRSRAYLALSDRQGALADYDQVIRLQPHNIEYRLTRANLRRWLKNYQGAIQDYNEVLRLQPKKAYVYQLRAQVRDEMQDYKGAIADYNEMIKSNAQDTWAYISRGYARQKLQDYKGAIADADYVIKLNPKNPEAYVLRSQVRHRMGDTQGAIADKQTAHNLYKTMYEEDPT; encoded by the coding sequence ATGCAATACCTGCTTTATCCGATCGCCATCTACGTTTTCCTGCTTTTTATCCGCTATTTCATTACCTTTTTACAACTTTGCAAGTCTCAATTTCAATATCCAAAATACCAAGTTACACAGGCTGAGACAGTTCCTAGCTACCTGAGAGATTTGTTTCAATCTCCAATTCAAGAACTAGAACAATTAGGCTTTCAACCATTGAGCTATTTGGCATATCAACCAATGGTAAAAGTCTATCAGTCAACAAGTTGGGAAATTCTCTTATATAACAAAGCGTTTAAAAGCTATGCCTCAGTAGCTGTACGTCGTTTAGTTGAGCCTGTCAATTTATATGATATAGAGTATTATACGTTCTTTAAAGAACAAACATTGTTATTAACTGTTAACGGCAAGGCACATGGATTAATCGGTGAAATTCCTAACACAATTGTTCAGGATGTTTATACAGATCTAGTATCAGTGCAATGGCAAACTCACCAAGAGAGACTGAATCAATTAACTGCGAGTAAAACTCCTCTAGGTTTACTACCAGAAGCTTTTGCTAAGGCGCTACAGATATACATGGGTAACTATGTAAATTACCTAGTCAAAACAAAGTATATATCGCCAATTAAAGGAACAGAATTATTCCAGCTAAATTGGCTCCCAGCCCTGAAAATAGTTAACTCAATTATCCGCAGTGGTAATAAAGTAGCAAATATCATCAAACAGCGCAAACAAAAAGCCAAAACTGATGCCAGTCTTTCTAAAGAAATCCCTATCGAACTAGAAGTCGAGGGATTTCAACAAATGCAATATTTACAACAAGGTCTAGTAGGAAAAAAATTTCGTACTTGGCTTTTGTTGGGGAGTTTAGCACTATTTATTGCTAGCTATACTCACTATCTCAATGCTCAAAGTGTAGGGATTTTTATATGCGTACTCCTATTTCATGAAGGTGGACACCTATTGGCGATGAAATTGTTTGGCTATCGCGATACTTCTGTTTTATTTATACCTTTCTTGGGTGCTTTAGCAACCGCCCGCAAAGATGATGCAACACTTACGCAAAAGTTTTGGATATCTTTAGCAGGCCCGTTACCAGGGTTAATTTTGGGGATTGGGTTAGCAATTCTTGCCCCTGCTAATAGCGGCTATCCTGGTTGGGTGCGAGAAGCAAGTTGGACGCTAATCTTTTTGAATTTATTTAATTTGTTGCCAGTATATCCTTTAGATGGCGGGCAAATTGCCGATTTACTACTGTTTTCTCGCTTCCCTTACATTGGCGTTTTATTCAAAGTAATTGGCGTTATTATCTTAGGGTCTCTAGGTAAAGATAGACCAGAAATGCTGTTATTTGTATTTTTGGTAGCTTTGAGCATTCCTTACAGTTTTCGTAGTGCAAAAATTAATACAAAATTACATAAAGAACTACAGCAAAACCCACCCAGAAATGCAGACAATCTTTTACACGCCATATTCAAATATTTGCAGAAATTTGGCTATGGAAACTTGCCTTTTAATACTAAATATACTTTAGTGAAGGAGTTAATTCAAAAGCATCACGAATCAAGTGGTAAGCGAACAACGAGAGTGTTTCTGGTTATCGTTTACTGTATGAGTTTGTTCGGCGGAATAGCTGGTAGTTTCCAAGCAATTTTGCCCAATTGGGTCAGCGTTTTACCTTATTACTTTGAAAATTCGCAACAAAGACGCGAACGTTATATCAAAAATAGAGAAAAAGCAGTTGAGGAAGCGACTGCTGTGATACGTTCTAATCCCAACGATGTTAATGCTTATATCAAGCGATCGCGGGCTTATCTAGCGTTAAGCGATCGCCAAGGGGCGCTAGCAGATTATGACCAAGTGATACGCTTACAACCCCATAATATTGAATATCGCTTAACTCGTGCAAATTTGCGTCGCTGGTTAAAGAATTATCAAGGCGCTATTCAAGATTACAATGAAGTCCTACGCCTTCAGCCTAAAAAAGCTTATGTCTACCAGCTAAGGGCGCAAGTGCGCGATGAGATGCAAGACTACAAGGGTGCGATCGCAGATTACAACGAAATGATTAAATCGAATGCTCAAGATACCTGGGCTTACATCTCTCGCGGATATGCACGTCAAAAGCTACAAGACTACAAAGGCGCGATCGCTGATGCTGACTATGTAATTAAGCTAAATCCGAAAAACCCTGAGGCTTATGTTTTGCGCAGTCAAGTCCGCCATCGCATGGGAGATACTCAAGGAGCGATCGCAGATAAGCAAACAGCCCATAATCTCTATAAAACCATGTATGAGGAAGATCCAACCTGA
- a CDS encoding polyamine ABC transporter, permease protein, whose amino-acid sequence MNQQTSETQFNSESDIAKIQKLHSSNFSWLQPLILLAPAGIWLLLLLVLPTLIIFELSLVPDIRPGDLVNPSGLQNYLRIFDPLYLQVILRSISLASVTTIICLILSFPVAYWIALIAPKRWRNLLLLGFILPLWTSSLLRSYAWITILRPTGLLNTLLKGLHLQPLELLNRTPSVLIAMSYSLLPYMVLILYASLEKLDTRLLEAAADLGANPRQAFWKVTVPQILPGLTAGSILVFITGLGDFINPELLGGASSMTAARLVYNQFLGATQNWGFGSALSMTLILLVSIAIALVIKFGEATPKR is encoded by the coding sequence ATGAACCAGCAAACTTCTGAAACTCAATTCAATTCAGAAAGTGACATTGCAAAAATCCAAAAATTGCACTCTTCAAATTTCAGTTGGTTACAACCTTTGATATTACTAGCACCTGCTGGTATTTGGTTATTACTTTTATTGGTACTGCCAACATTGATAATTTTCGAGTTGAGTTTAGTACCAGATATTCGACCAGGAGATTTAGTCAATCCCAGTGGATTACAAAATTATCTGCGGATATTCGATCCGCTTTATCTTCAGGTAATATTGCGTTCGATTAGTTTGGCAAGTGTCACTACAATCATTTGTTTAATTTTGAGCTTTCCTGTTGCCTATTGGATTGCTCTAATAGCACCAAAACGTTGGCGAAATTTATTATTATTAGGCTTTATTTTACCTTTGTGGACTTCTTCGTTACTTCGCTCCTATGCTTGGATTACGATTCTCCGTCCTACTGGGTTATTAAATACTTTATTAAAAGGTTTACATTTACAACCTCTAGAGTTACTAAATCGGACGCCATCTGTATTGATTGCTATGAGTTATAGCTTACTTCCTTACATGGTTTTAATTTTATATGCTTCTCTAGAAAAGTTAGATACGCGTTTATTAGAAGCAGCCGCCGATTTAGGCGCAAATCCTAGACAAGCTTTTTGGAAAGTTACAGTACCGCAAATATTACCAGGACTTACTGCTGGTTCAATACTAGTATTTATTACAGGTTTAGGAGATTTTATTAATCCAGAATTACTCGGTGGTGCTTCTAGTATGACAGCAGCACGGTTAGTTTATAACCAGTTTCTTGGTGCTACTCAAAATTGGGGGTTTGGTTCAGCTTTGAGTATGACATTAATTTTACTTGTGAGTATTGCGATCGCACTGGTAATTAAGTTTGGTGAGGCTACACCCAAGCGTTAA